The following is a genomic window from Chryseobacterium sp. StRB126.
TAACCCTGATGATGAGTCTATTTTCAGGATTTTTATCTGCTCAGGACATTGACAGTATCAGACTTACTCATATTCTTAAAGGTCTAAAGCTTGACAAAACCAAGATAAGGGAGGAACTTTGTGTGGAAAAGAAAATGCCTAATGCGGAAGATTCTTATATTGTGGTTATTCCGGTTGTTCTGAGTCAGGAAGAAGAAGATTATGTTTTTACCGTTCAGAACTATATACTCATTACAGACAGCAACGGAATTATAAAGAATAAATATCTTGACCCTACAGAGCTTAACTCCGATGCTGTTAACCTGAGAAGTTTTACCATTGATACTGGTTTATACAATATCAGTACAAACATCCGTGCATTTGGAGTAAAGACAGATTTTGTAGGAAGCAGTAAGCCCAATCCTTATGCTTCAGGTACAATTTCAATGTATTATCCGGAAGGAAAGACGCTTAAAAAAGTTCTCGATCAGTTTGAATTGGATTCTACAAGTGGTGAATGGGATACCCGATGTAACGGAGAATTTGAGAATACCCATTCTTATATCATCATGGATTCATCCAATACCAACAATTTTACAGATCTTAAAATAAAAACCATTTCAGTAACCACAATCAATGAAGAAATAAAAGGAGAATGCGAAGGAAAGGAAACTTCGAAAACAACGTATAAAATACTGAAGTTTAAAAATGGTTATTATCACTAAGTTTATTTAATGAATTTAGATGTCAAAGTATTAGCTTTTTTATTGGTATTTTAAGTTTTTGTTATTTAATTGTAATATTTGTAACGAAATTTATATAGAAACGTCTTATTAAATAAAAACTAATCAGATGGAATCTAATACTACAATTGCACGATGGGCAGGATTCATTTATCTTGTCGTTGTAATAACCGGGTTTTTCAGTTTGATGTATGTGCCCTCAAAGCTGATTGAATGGAAAAACCCTGAGCTGACTTTCAATACTATTTCTGTTTCAAAATCTTTATTCAGTCTGAGTATTGCGAGTAGTATTCTTTGCTACATAGCTTTTACATTGCTTCCATTGGCTTTGTATAAACTGTTGAAAAATGTCAACGGAACCTATGCTAAGCTGATGGTGATTCTGGCACTTATCAGCGTGCCCATTTCTTTTATCAATCTTCAAAATAAACTCTCTGTGCTTACGATTATAGAAGGCGCCGATTATCTAAAGATTTATAAAGCAGAAGAGCTACAGGCACAAGTGATGATGCTGTTGAAAAATTATAACAATGGAATTTTAATTGTTCAGATTTTTTGGGGACTTTGGCTTTATCCTTTTGGTTATCTGGTTTACAAGTCTGGCTTTCTACCCAAAATTTTGGGAATATTTTTGATGCTGGGTTGTTTGGGATATGTTCTTAATGTCTTTGGAAGGATTGTGATTCCTGAATTTTCTAGTTATGCAATATCAAGCTATATAACATTACCTGCTTCAATAGGAGAAATAGGAATATGTCTGTGGCTGCTGATTGTAGGAGGGAAGAGTAAATCCATCAATAATATTCATCAAAACTAATATACCATAAACAATTCTACTCAATTTGAAGACATCCGGGTAAATGTCAAAATTATACTTGCCGGATTTTGGACTTCCGTTACATTGTGTTATTTATATGGTGATTATTTTGAGCTGTATACTCCGGGAAAAGCACAAGGGCTTGTGGATGGGCACAATTTATTGAACACTCCACTGAATTTATTAATGGCCGCAGTTGTTTTGGCCATACCCGCCGTTATGGTATTTCTTTCCTTGATCCTGAAACCGACGATCAACAGAATTCTCAATATTGTTTTCGGAGTCTTTTTTACTGTAGTGATGCTGCTTATAGGGATTTTATCCTTCTCGGAATGGTATCTGTTCTACGTTTTCCTTGCCACTGTAGAATGCATGATAACCATATTGGTCGTAGTGTACGCCTGGAAATGGAAAAGAATATGATGGATATCGGAAAGATTGCAGAGTTGATCAAATATTCCTAATTTGCATCTGTAATGTAGTACTTGTATCCTAATATGTAAACCCAATGAAGATCAAAGCTGTAATTGTAGATGATGAACTGATTGCAAGAGAAGTATTGAGAAGCTATCTCACCAAATATTGCCCACAGGTAGAAATTTTAGGTGAAGCTGAAAATATCAAAGAAGCCGTTCCTTTGATTGCTGAAAAGCAACCTCAATTGGTGTTTTTAGATGTAGAAATGCCTTTCGGAAATGCCTTTGACGTATTGGAAGCTACCAGAGAGTTTTCCTACGAAACCATCTTCATTACTGCATTTTCACAATATTCTTTACAGGCTTTAAATAAATCTGCAAGTTATTATATCTTAAAACCAATTGATATTAAGGAACTCATTCTGGCTGTAAACAAAGTTGTTGAAAGTATAGAGAAAAAGGAAGAACTCAACCGGAATAAAGTTTTGCTGGAGAACTTAAAATTAAAACCTGAAAAACAACAGATTATTCTTCCCACCTTACAGGGGTTTGATGTGGTGAAAACAGAAGATATTGTAAGGCTTCAGGCAGACGGAAATTTTACACAGGTGTATCTTACGGATGGCTCAAAGAAAATGGTATGCAGATTTCTAAAGCATTTTGATGATCTTTTAGAAACTCCTTTTGTGAGAGTTCACCGTTCCCATATCATCAATACATCCTTTGTGAAATCTTATCATAAAAGTGGAACTGTAATGCTTGCTGATAATACTGAAATTGAGGTTTCAGGAAGCTTTAAAGATAATTTTCTGAAAGTTTTTTCCTAGAATTTATTGTTCTTTAACAGCCCAAAGGCACTATTTTTGACGTTTCCATCAGAACCACACAAAATTTTCTGTTATGAAGACCTTTCACAAAATAATCCTTCCTGTTTCATTGGGTGCTTTAGCCTATATGGCCTTTCATTCCTATTCTGTAGGAATTCCGAGAGGAGCTGTGGCAATAAAGAATTTTGATATTAAAAAATATCTCGGAAGATGGTATGAAATAGCCCGTTTTGATTATAAATTCGAGAAAAATATGGATAACATTACTGCAGAATATTTGGAAAATCCCAATGGCAGTATTCAGGTTAGAAATAAAGGCTACGATTATATCAAAAAAGTATGGAATGAGTCCATTGGAGAAGCTAAATTTGTTAAAGATGCTACTGAAGCAAGGCTGAAAATATCCTTTTTCAAACCCATATGGGCAGGTTATAATGTCATTGATATTGATGAAGACTATCAATATGCTTTAGTCGCTGGAAGCAGTTTAAAATACCTCTGGATTCTCTCCCGAACTACAACGATTCCAGAAAGCATCCGACAGCGTTTCATTGAAAAAGCTCGAAAAATCGGTTATAAAACAGGTGAGCTGATCTGGGTGAGACATCATCAATAATAATCAGGCGGGAAGGCAAAATCACCACATGGCAAATTTGCCTTTTACCCTTTTATTTTTTACCCTTTAATATATTCTTTCCATTCCTCAAAACGATAATCAATGACCTGTTTCATTAGATCGTAGTTTTCGTAGGTATCTTCAATATGGTAGAAGGTTTCATATTCGTAATCATTATCTTCAGCTTTACCATCAAAAAGGTTCACATAATCATCAGCAAAAGAACTGTATCTGTTTCCAAAATCGGTGTCATCTGCGTAATAATCCTTTGCAAAGCTGTTTCCAAGGTCACTAAGGTCATATTCAGAGAATTTACCGTCACATGAATCCATGATAAATTCAGCCCCTGTAATTTCTCTTCTCTTTAATTTTTCAATTTCCTCTTCATTATCTTCTTTCAATTCATCGGAGATAAGATGGTTATGGATACACCAGTTCAGGAACATCCCGGTATGCGTTGCTCCGTTTTTCTGAGGAAGCTCCTCAGGAAAATCACCACCATAATGCCATGACGCATCATCATATTTAGACATAATTTTAATTAATTTTCGTCAAAAATAGAAAAAATCAATTTATATTGCCACTGCCGCATATTTTTCCGTCATTTGCAGGAGAATTTTTTTCAAGAATCTCATATATGGAAAAAGCAGTCCTAATCACTATTGGTGACGAAATCCTTTCAGGGAATACAGTAGATACCAATTCCAATTTTATTGCCTCTGAATTGAAGAACATCGGGATAAGGGTTGTACAGATCTTTACCATTTCAGACGAAATAGATATCATTAAAACTACATTAAGGACCGCTTTTGAACTGGGTGATCTTATTATTACGACTGGCGGGTTAGGCCCAACAAGGGATGATAAAACCAAAAAGGCACTTGCAGAATTTTTCAATGACGAAATTGCTTTGGATGAGGTTACGTTTAATCACCTTAAAGGATACATGGAAAGACGCGGAAGAGCAGACATTCTGGAAAGAAATAAAGAACAGGCTTTCGTTCCTACAAAATCTATTGTTTTTCAAAACCATTTCGGTACTGCACCCTGTATGATGATGGAGTTGGATGGAAAACTGTGCTACAGTTTACCGGGTGTTCCTTATGAAGTAAAACCATTGATAAAAGATCAGATTATTCCTTATTTACAGGAAAAATTTAACCTTAATTATATTCATTCAAGAATTGTTTCGGTAGTGGGAATTCCGGAGAGTATTCTTGCAGATACTATTGAAGACTGGGAACTTGGCCTTCCTGAAAATATTTCATTGTCTTATCTTCCGGTAGGAACCAGAGTAAAATTGAGGATAACAGCATCAGGAGACAATGAAGAAGCTTTACAACAACAGACAGAAGACGAGATTCAAAAATTACTTCCTCTTATCAAGGATAATGTGATTGCTATTTCTGAAGATAAAATCGAAAATATTCTGGCTGAAATTCTTACTGAAAGAAAACTGACGATCTCCACGGCAGAAAGCTGCACTGGTGGAGAGCTGGCAAAAATGATTACTTCAGTTTCCGGAAGTTCAAAATACTTTCTTGGTGGAATGGTAGCCTATGCCACGGAGAAAAAAATCAAAATTTTAAATGTTTCCGGAGAAACGGTAGATCAGTTTACGGTAGTCAGTGAGCAGGTAGCCCAGGAAATGGCCAAAGGATGTCAGGAATTATTTGATACCGATATTTCCCTTTCTACTACCGGTGTGGCAGGTCCTGAAAAAGGAGAGGATGGGAAAGAGGTGGGAACAGTTTTCTACACCATTCGAATTAAAGATCAGGAAGTAACCTCAAAATTATATATGCCTCATCTGGAAAGATTGGATTTTATGAACTTCGTTTCTCAAAAGGTCATTCAAGATCTTGTAGGGCTTTTGATAAGTCTGTAGACGAAATAACTCTTTTTAATTTTTTTTTAATGAATTTTCAGGTACTTTTTCACACTTTTTGAGAACCATTCATTAAAATTTTAAATTGTGGAAAATTCCAAACAGATTTTTCAGACCAATAGCAAAAAACGCTGGAAAAGTGTACAATGGGGAAGCCGTTTCTTTATTTTTATGGCGGTACTCCTGTTTTTGGCTTTAGGGCTGATGATGGCCGTGGACAGAAGTCCTAAAATTCCTTTTAAAGAAGATTATAAAGCTGTAATTACAGCCAACAAGCCCTATCTTCAGGAGAATAAAATTTCTAAAGAATATAAAGGATTCAGAAGCTTTATTTCTGAAAAAACTATGCATACCAATCTTGCTAAGATCGAAAAAGCAAGAGCCGAAAGACTTAAAAATCAAAACAGAAACTGGGCCCAGTTTCCCGGTGGAATCCGTTCAGCATTCTATGTAGCATGGGATCCTCAGTCTCTGATGTCTCTGAAACGAAATATCAGACATGTTAATCTGGTTTTTCCGGAATGGTTTTTCCTTGATCCTAAATCAGGAAATTTGAAAACCAATATCGATCCGGAAGGATACAAAATCATCAAAAGAACAGGAGTAGCAGCCATGCCGATCCTAAGTAACAACTCTAATCAGGAATTTCATGCCGAAGGACTGGGGAAAGTATTGAGTGATTCCAAAAAAAGAACTGCTCTTATCCAAAAACTTACCCAACAATGCTTGAAATATCACTTTAAAGGAATCAATATCGACTTTGAAGATATGAACCTGAATTCTGATGAAAATCTGATCGCTTTTATGAAAGAGCTTTCAGAAACGTTCAAACAGAATCAACTGCTGGTAACAATGGATATTATGACAGATAATGATGATTACAACATCCCAAGACTGGATCCGTATGTTGATTACTTTGTATTGATGGCGTATGATGAATATTCTGCCGGCAGCGATGCCGGACCTGTTTCTTCACAGAAATGGATCGAGGAGCAGACAGGAAAAATGATTAAGCAAACTTCTCCTCATAAGATTATTCTGGGATTGGGAGCTTATGGCTATGACTGGAGTTCCAATAAGGATGACAATACTTCAGTAACCTATATGCAGGCCATTACCAAAGCCAGTGCCAGTAAGGCTGTAATTGATTTTAATGACAATACCTTCAACCTGAACTATTCCTATACAGATTCTAAAAATAATACCCACACCGTATTCTTTAATGATGCGGCTTCTATTTTCAATACCATGCGTTTCTCTTCCGAATATCCATTGGCAGGAACAGCATTATGGAGATTAGGAAGTGAAGACAGTAGAATCTGGAATTTCTATGACAAGGATCTTACATTTGCCGGACTTTCCAAGTTGAATTTGAAAACACTGGAGAATGTAAAAGGGCAGACCATGGTGGATTATATCGGAGATGGAGAAGTGTTGGATGTTCTGAATACACCTCACGATGGGAAAATTGCACTGGAAATAGATCCGAAAGAGAAAATCATCACAGACGAAAATTATATTACCTATCCAAGTTCTTATGAAGTAAAAAAATACGGAAGTGCGCCGCAGAAGGAATTGGTGTTAACATTTGATGATGGGCCGGATGAGACTTATACTCCTCAAGTCCTCGATGTATTATCAAAATATCATGTTCCGGCAGCTTTCTTTTTGGTAGGCTTGAATGCTGAAAAGAACCTTCCTCTGGTTAAAAGAATCTATCGGGAAGGTCATGAAATTGGAAACCACACCTTTACCCATGAAAACGTTGCTAAAGTAAGCCCTGAAAGAGCTTTGCTTGAGTTGAAACTAACCAGACTCCTGATAGAGTGTGTAACAGGGCACAGTACAATTCTTTTCCGTGCCCCTTATAACGCAGACTCTGAGCCTACCACTTCAGAAGAGATTATTCCTGTGGCGTTGGCAAGACAGCAGAATTATCTGGATATTGGTGAAAATATCGACCCTGAAGACTGGCAGCCGGGAATAAAAGCCGATGAAATCGTAAAACGCGTGATGGCAGGAATCAAAAAGGAGAGAGGAAATATCATACTGCTTCACGATGCGGGAGGAGACACAAGAGAAGAAACAGTAAAAGCTCTGAAGATTTTGATTCCAACACTTCAGAAACAGGGCTATCATTTTACTAACCTGACCAATCTTCTGCATAAGAACAGAAATGAGTTGATGCCTGAAGTCCCTAAGACTAGATCTTATTATATCATGCAGCTTAATTTAGTGCTGGCCACTGTAATTTATGGAGTAAGCCACTTTTTGGTGGCACTGTTTACTATTTTCATTGTATTAGGATTGATAAGACTATTGTTAATGGCTTATTGGGCTTTTAAAGAAAGAAAAAAAGAAAAAAAACTGGGGGAATTTCCAACGCTTGAATCTTATCCAAAGGTTTCCATTATTGTACCTGCTTATAATGAAGAAGTGAATATTGTATCTTCATTGCATAATCTGTTGAAGCAAACTTATCCGAATTTTAACATCATCATGGTAGATGACGGAAGTAAAGATTCAACCTATGAAAAAGCGAAAGAAGCATTTCCAAATCATCCGAAGTTAGAAATATTCACCAAAAGGAATGGTGGAAAAGCAACCGCCTTAAACTACGGGATTTCATTAACAGATGCTGAATATGTAGTCTGTATAGATGCAGATACTAAGCTTCAGCAGGACGCTGTCAAATATTTGATTGCAAGATTCCTGAATGCAGGTTCTGAAGAAAAAATAGCCGCGGTAGCCGGAAATGTTAAAGTAGGAAATACCGTAAACTGGCTGACTAAATGGCAAGCCATAGAATATACGACAAGTCAGAATTTTGACCGGTTAGCATATGCCAATATTAATGCAATTACAGTAATTCCGGGAGCTATTGGAGCATTTAAGAGATCTGTGGTTCTGGAAGCAGGAGGGTATTCGTCAGATACCTTGGCTGAAGATTGCGATATTACGGTGAAAATCTTAAAAGCAGGTTATACTGTTGCCAATGAAAACAGAGCCGTTGCCGTAACAGAAGCTCCAGAAAGTGTAAAACAGTTCTTAAAGCAACGTTTCCGCTGGACTTACGGAATCATGCAGATGTTCTGGAAACAGAGACCAACTTTCCTTAACCCCAAATATAAAGGGCTGGGACTTTGGGCTATGCCGAATATTTTATTGTTTCAATACATTATTCCATTCTTTTCACCATTGGCAGATGTGATCATGTTCTTTGGAATTTTATCAGGAAACGGAAGTAAAATATTCAGCTACTATCTGATTTTCCTTTTGGTGGATGCATCTCTGGCTTTTATCGCATTTATCATGCAGCGGGAAAAATTAACGAATCTGTTTTATATTATTCCGCAAAGATTCGGGTACCGATGGCTGATGTATATCGTATTATTTAAAAGTTTAAGAAAAGCATTGAAAGGCGAAATGCAGTCCTGGGGCTTCCTGAAACGTACAGGAAACGTAAAAGAGATAGCAACATCTTAAGAAGGCTGGAAGCTGGAAGAGCGAGGCTGGAAGTTATTTTAGGTGATATCATAACTTCCAGCTTCCATCCTCCAGCTTCAAATCTGGCTGAATTATAAATTCTTATCATACACAGATGGTATTTGTTTAAATTTGTTTCACAAAAAAGTAACAAATAGGAAATAAATCATACATATTGTATAAATTGTTATCATAATGAAAAAACTAACGCTTTCTTTGTTTCTAATAGCAGGGATCTGCTCTCAAAATACAGTGAGTGCACAAGCTAAAACTGCTAAAGTAGCAGTAAATAACACAGATAAAGGTTTAGACCTTAGTTTAATGGATACTTCGGTGCGTCCACAAGATGATTTTTATAATTATGTGAGCGGAACCTGGATGAAAACAGCCAAAATTCCGGCTGATAAACCAAGTTGGGGAAGCTTCAACAAATTAGGAGAGGATACGGATAACAATTCCATGACCATCCTGAATTCACTTTTGAAAGATAAATTTACTGACGGAAGTGAAGGGAAAAAGATTCAGGATTTATACGCTTCTTACATGAATATGCAGAAGAGAAATGCTGATGGAATTAAGCCTATTCAGGAACATCTGAATAAAATTGATGCGATCAAAAATATGGATGACCTTCAGAATTATCTGGCTTCTGTAACAAAAGAAGGTGAAAATATTTTCTACGGATGGGGAGTATATGCTGACCTAAAGAATTCTAATATGAATGCTGTTTACTTAGGTGATGCTTCTCTTGGTTTAGGAAGAGATTATTATCAGAAAGTAAATGAAAAAAATACAGAAGCTATTGCTGAATATCAGAAATACGTAGCTTCTATGCTGAAGGAATTAGGGTATAAAAATGCTGACGAAGCAGCAAAAAATATCGTTAATTATGAAAAAAGCATTGCAAAGACGCTTTTAACAAACGAGCAAAGTCGTGATAATACCCTTCAGTATAACCCTAAAACGATGGCTGAGCTTTCTGCGTTGGTAAAAGGGGTGGATCTCCCGGCTTACCTTAAAAAAGTAGGGGTAAATACCGATAAAGTAATTATCGGAGAACTAGGATATTATAAGAACTTCGATCAATTGGTGAATGCTCAGAACCTTCCGATCATCAAAGATTATCTGAAATTCCACATGATCAATGGAAGTGCATCTTATCTAAGTGAAAAACTTGGAGATATGAAGTTTGCTTTCTTCGGTAAATATTTAAGAGGTCAGCAGGAGCAGAGAGCTCTGAACAAAAGAGGTTTTGAATTGATCAATAGAAACTTAGGAGAAGCTTTCGGTAAACTATATGTTGAGAAATATTTCCCGGCTGAGGCTAAGGCTCAAATGGTTGAATTGATTGATTACTTAAAGAAGAGTTTTGCACTTCATATCAATAACCTGACTTGGATGTCTTCTACCACTAAGGAAAAAGCAATGCAGAAATTGAATAAATTCACTGTGAAAGTTGCTTATCCAGACAAATGGAAAGACTATTCAAAACTGGAGATCACATCTGAAGCGAAAGGAGGAACGTTATACAAAAACCTTCAGAATATCGGGGAGTGGCAGTATAATAAAGATTTAGCAAAAATCGGAAAACCGGTTGATAAAACAGAATGGGGAATGACTCCACAGACGGTAAACGCTTATTACAACCCAGTATACAATGAAATTGTATTCCCTGCAGCCATCCTTCAGCCGCCATTCTTTAATCCTCAGGCTGATGCAGCAGTAAACTTTGGAGGAATTGGTGCTGTTATCGGCCACGAAATAAGCCACGGATTCGATGATTCAGGAGCTCAGTTTGATGCAGATGGTAACCTGGTAGACTGGTGGACTCCGGAAGATAAAGCGAATTTCGAAAAAGCAACTAAAGCACTTGCTGCTCAATATGACAAATATGAGCCTGTAAAAGGAACATTCGTAAACGGTACCTTCACAAACGGTGAGAATATCGCTGACTTAGGAGGGGTGAATATCGCTTATGATGCTCTTCAAATGTACTTAAAAGATAAAGGAAATCCAGGGAAAATCAGTGGATTTACTCAGGATCAGAGATTCTTCCTAAGCTGGGCAACCGTTTGGAGAACTTTATCAAGTGAAAAATACATGATCAACCAGGTGAAGACAGATCCGCACTCTCCGGGTTACTTCAGAAGTTTTGGTCCGCTAATCAACGTTGATGCATTCTACAAAGCATTCGATGTGAAAAAAGGAGACAAATTATATAAAGCTCCGGAAGACAGAATCAAAATCTGGTAAAATAGATAAACCGTTCAGCAATGAACGGTTTTTTTGTTGTTAGAGAGTAAGTTGTAAAAATTAGCAGAATAGTTGAAAATAAATCTTCAAAATTTCAAAAAAGGAAGAAAATACACGGTATTGATCTTGGAAATTTGTAACAAATTGTAAATCAGAAGATACATATAGTAGTATAAAGTTAATACTATGAGAAAACTGATATTTTCCCTAACCTTACTTACAGGGATTTGCACTCAGAATTTGGTGGAGGCACAGTCTAAAACGATTAAAACAGCAGTAAATGCTATAGACAAAGGCTTAGACCTTGCTGCAATGGATACTTCAATACGCCCACAGGATGATTTCTATAATTATGTGAATGGAAGCTGGATGAGAACAGCTCAAATCCCTTCGGATAAACCGGCCTGGGGAAGCTTTGATAAGCTTGCAGAAGATACGGATAACAGTTCTATGA
Proteins encoded in this region:
- a CDS encoding DUF4386 domain-containing protein, which produces MESNTTIARWAGFIYLVVVITGFFSLMYVPSKLIEWKNPELTFNTISVSKSLFSLSIASSILCYIAFTLLPLALYKLLKNVNGTYAKLMVILALISVPISFINLQNKLSVLTIIEGADYLKIYKAEELQAQVMMLLKNYNNGILIVQIFWGLWLYPFGYLVYKSGFLPKILGIFLMLGCLGYVLNVFGRIVIPEFSSYAISSYITLPASIGEIGICLWLLIVGGKSKSINNIHQN
- a CDS encoding DUF6326 family protein gives rise to the protein MLAGFWTSVTLCYLYGDYFELYTPGKAQGLVDGHNLLNTPLNLLMAAVVLAIPAVMVFLSLILKPTINRILNIVFGVFFTVVMLLIGILSFSEWYLFYVFLATVECMITILVVVYAWKWKRI
- a CDS encoding LytR/AlgR family response regulator transcription factor: MKIKAVIVDDELIAREVLRSYLTKYCPQVEILGEAENIKEAVPLIAEKQPQLVFLDVEMPFGNAFDVLEATREFSYETIFITAFSQYSLQALNKSASYYILKPIDIKELILAVNKVVESIEKKEELNRNKVLLENLKLKPEKQQIILPTLQGFDVVKTEDIVRLQADGNFTQVYLTDGSKKMVCRFLKHFDDLLETPFVRVHRSHIINTSFVKSYHKSGTVMLADNTEIEVSGSFKDNFLKVFS
- a CDS encoding lipocalin family protein, coding for MKTFHKIILPVSLGALAYMAFHSYSVGIPRGAVAIKNFDIKKYLGRWYEIARFDYKFEKNMDNITAEYLENPNGSIQVRNKGYDYIKKVWNESIGEAKFVKDATEARLKISFFKPIWAGYNVIDIDEDYQYALVAGSSLKYLWILSRTTTIPESIRQRFIEKARKIGYKTGELIWVRHHQ
- a CDS encoding CinA family nicotinamide mononucleotide deamidase-related protein, coding for MEKAVLITIGDEILSGNTVDTNSNFIASELKNIGIRVVQIFTISDEIDIIKTTLRTAFELGDLIITTGGLGPTRDDKTKKALAEFFNDEIALDEVTFNHLKGYMERRGRADILERNKEQAFVPTKSIVFQNHFGTAPCMMMELDGKLCYSLPGVPYEVKPLIKDQIIPYLQEKFNLNYIHSRIVSVVGIPESILADTIEDWELGLPENISLSYLPVGTRVKLRITASGDNEEALQQQTEDEIQKLLPLIKDNVIAISEDKIENILAEILTERKLTISTAESCTGGELAKMITSVSGSSKYFLGGMVAYATEKKIKILNVSGETVDQFTVVSEQVAQEMAKGCQELFDTDISLSTTGVAGPEKGEDGKEVGTVFYTIRIKDQEVTSKLYMPHLERLDFMNFVSQKVIQDLVGLLISL
- a CDS encoding polysaccharide deacetylase family protein gives rise to the protein MENSKQIFQTNSKKRWKSVQWGSRFFIFMAVLLFLALGLMMAVDRSPKIPFKEDYKAVITANKPYLQENKISKEYKGFRSFISEKTMHTNLAKIEKARAERLKNQNRNWAQFPGGIRSAFYVAWDPQSLMSLKRNIRHVNLVFPEWFFLDPKSGNLKTNIDPEGYKIIKRTGVAAMPILSNNSNQEFHAEGLGKVLSDSKKRTALIQKLTQQCLKYHFKGINIDFEDMNLNSDENLIAFMKELSETFKQNQLLVTMDIMTDNDDYNIPRLDPYVDYFVLMAYDEYSAGSDAGPVSSQKWIEEQTGKMIKQTSPHKIILGLGAYGYDWSSNKDDNTSVTYMQAITKASASKAVIDFNDNTFNLNYSYTDSKNNTHTVFFNDAASIFNTMRFSSEYPLAGTALWRLGSEDSRIWNFYDKDLTFAGLSKLNLKTLENVKGQTMVDYIGDGEVLDVLNTPHDGKIALEIDPKEKIITDENYITYPSSYEVKKYGSAPQKELVLTFDDGPDETYTPQVLDVLSKYHVPAAFFLVGLNAEKNLPLVKRIYREGHEIGNHTFTHENVAKVSPERALLELKLTRLLIECVTGHSTILFRAPYNADSEPTTSEEIIPVALARQQNYLDIGENIDPEDWQPGIKADEIVKRVMAGIKKERGNIILLHDAGGDTREETVKALKILIPTLQKQGYHFTNLTNLLHKNRNELMPEVPKTRSYYIMQLNLVLATVIYGVSHFLVALFTIFIVLGLIRLLLMAYWAFKERKKEKKLGEFPTLESYPKVSIIVPAYNEEVNIVSSLHNLLKQTYPNFNIIMVDDGSKDSTYEKAKEAFPNHPKLEIFTKRNGGKATALNYGISLTDAEYVVCIDADTKLQQDAVKYLIARFLNAGSEEKIAAVAGNVKVGNTVNWLTKWQAIEYTTSQNFDRLAYANINAITVIPGAIGAFKRSVVLEAGGYSSDTLAEDCDITVKILKAGYTVANENRAVAVTEAPESVKQFLKQRFRWTYGIMQMFWKQRPTFLNPKYKGLGLWAMPNILLFQYIIPFFSPLADVIMFFGILSGNGSKIFSYYLIFLLVDASLAFIAFIMQREKLTNLFYIIPQRFGYRWLMYIVLFKSLRKALKGEMQSWGFLKRTGNVKEIATS
- a CDS encoding M13 family metallopeptidase, whose translation is MKKLTLSLFLIAGICSQNTVSAQAKTAKVAVNNTDKGLDLSLMDTSVRPQDDFYNYVSGTWMKTAKIPADKPSWGSFNKLGEDTDNNSMTILNSLLKDKFTDGSEGKKIQDLYASYMNMQKRNADGIKPIQEHLNKIDAIKNMDDLQNYLASVTKEGENIFYGWGVYADLKNSNMNAVYLGDASLGLGRDYYQKVNEKNTEAIAEYQKYVASMLKELGYKNADEAAKNIVNYEKSIAKTLLTNEQSRDNTLQYNPKTMAELSALVKGVDLPAYLKKVGVNTDKVIIGELGYYKNFDQLVNAQNLPIIKDYLKFHMINGSASYLSEKLGDMKFAFFGKYLRGQQEQRALNKRGFELINRNLGEAFGKLYVEKYFPAEAKAQMVELIDYLKKSFALHINNLTWMSSTTKEKAMQKLNKFTVKVAYPDKWKDYSKLEITSEAKGGTLYKNLQNIGEWQYNKDLAKIGKPVDKTEWGMTPQTVNAYYNPVYNEIVFPAAILQPPFFNPQADAAVNFGGIGAVIGHEISHGFDDSGAQFDADGNLVDWWTPEDKANFEKATKALAAQYDKYEPVKGTFVNGTFTNGENIADLGGVNIAYDALQMYLKDKGNPGKISGFTQDQRFFLSWATVWRTLSSEKYMINQVKTDPHSPGYFRSFGPLINVDAFYKAFDVKKGDKLYKAPEDRIKIW